In Chryseobacterium salivictor, the DNA window TTTGTGACGAAATTATTGTGGTGGATTCATTCAGCACGGATAAAACGGTAGAAATTGCCTCGCGGAATCCGAAGGTAAAAATCATCCAGAATCCATTCGAAGATTTTACAAAACAACGCAATCTCGCCCTGGAATCTGCAAAAAATGATTGGGTTATTTTTCTGGATGGCGACGAAAGAATAACCCCGCAACTTCGCGCAGAAATCTTCAAAGAACTTAATAAGTCCGATAAAAAAGACGCCTACTATTTTTACCGCCAATTCTTTTTCGCAGGAAAACCCTTACACTATTCCGGGACGCAGACCGATAAAAACTTTCGTCTTTTCAGGAAAAGTAAATGCAGATATACCGCGGGGAAAAAAGTGCATGAAACGCTGGAGGTCAATGGCAGTATTGGTGAACTCAGAAACAAACTTTTGCATTATTCCGTGGCCGATTATGAGTCGTATCAAGAAAAAATGATCCATTATGGCGAACTGAAAGGGAAAGAGCTTTTCGCTAAAGGTAAGAAGTTCAGTAGCTTAATTATGTATATTAAAATGGCAGCAAAGTTTATTAAAACTTATTTTTTACGGCTGGGATTTCTTGATGGTAAAGAAGGATATCAACTTTCGGTATTGCAGACCCTGAGTGTCTATAAAACGTACGAATCCCTTAAGAATAGTGAAAAAAATGACTAAATTCGTAGCTGGAAATTATACTCAAAAATAACAAGCCTCAAACGTAATTTTTTTAATGATTCAACGTTAATTTTGGTCAAACTGAACTGTAAATAATCTATGAAAATCTGTGTAATCAGTTTTGATTTTTGGAATTACGACGCTCATATTGTTGAAGAGCTTCGAAGAAAAGGTGTGGATGCCCATCATATTAATATTGGCGCCTATCGTCACGGAAGTTTTTCGGCGAGAATAAAAAATTCCATTTCTAAAATCCTGCTGAAGCGCAATTTGAAAAATAAACTGCGGCAGGAAATGATTCTGGAAAAGCTCAATAAACTGGGGCCGCAAGATCAGATTTTGGTCATCAATCCGGAATTGATAGACCGCGAATTTCATGTTCAGATAAAGAAGTTTACTAAAAGATATATCGCCTATTTATATGACAGTTTAGCGCGTTGTCCCGCACAGCATTTGTTCGATTTGTTTGATAATGTTTTCAGTTTTGACAAAGCAGATGCAGCAAAAAACAGTTTTCAGTTGATTACCAACTATAATTATCTGCCAGAACTCAAACAAACTCAACCTGCGGAATATGATTTGATTTATTTGGGTTCATTTGATAACCGAATCGGCCCGCTGGCAAAGATCATCGCTAAGATTGAAGAACTGAACTTAAGTTACAGCTGTGTGGTGGTCGGTAAAAAAACATGGACGAAAAAACTGGTGCAGAATGCCGGTGAAATCACTTTTACGCGGAAAAGGATCAAGCATAACGATATACCGCGCTATTACAGTGAAGGGAAAGTTTTGGTGGATTTAATGCGGGACAACCAAACCGGATTGAGTTTTAGATTTTTCGAAGCAATGGCTTTAAAGAAGAAAATAATCACCAATAATCCGACTGTAAAAGAGTACGATTTCTACCGGCCTGAAAACATTTTGGTTTTAAATGATGATCTTTCTAATCTGGACCGGTCATTTTTTGAAAGTGACTATCAGGAGCTTCCGGTCGATGTGTACGAAAAATACCGGATTAAGCATTGGGTGGAAACGGTTTTTGAATTAAAATAAATGAGCAGTTTACAACATGTTTTGATATTGACCCGGGAATATTATCATCCTAAATTACAAAGGGTGGGCGGAACCGGTGTTTTTAACAGTGTGTTGGCCAAAGAGCTCGTGAAAAATGGAATTAAAGTAAGTGTTTTTGCGGTCAATAAAAACACTGTTTCTTTTGATGACCAAGGAGTTGAAGTTTATTCCATAAAAGGTATTTTTGAAAGGAACTTTCTTTTAGAATTTCTAAGATCGGTTACTGGAAAAATCGGTTTTTTGAAACCGTTGCATTTTAAAATTTATGAACACGAAAAAAAAGCAATTCAGAAGCAACTTAATAATTGGATCAGAACGAATAATTATAAAATTAATTTAATTGAGACCCATGATTTCGAAGGAATGGCACTCTGCATTGATGAGAGAATTCCCTATGTAATCAGATGCCATGGCTCCTGGACTGTTTTGGAAAAGTACTTTAATTATAAAAATGTTTCTCAGGGGAGAACACATTGCGAGAAATTAGCCTTTGAAAAGTCCAGAAATAATATTGTGATCTCGAATTTTTCTAAAAGAATTAATGAACGTTTTTTCAATATAAAAAATGCAAGACTTATTTATAACGGTATTGATACGGATTTTTTTAAACCCAACGCAACAAATTCTATTCTTGCAAAATCAATTTTTTATCTAGGTAATGTATCGTCTGAAAAAGGAGCAGAGTTGGCGATCGGGTCATTTTTGAAAGTGAAAAAAAGTTTCCCGGAAAGCACTTTGCATTTCATTGGTAAGGTTAATCTCAGTGATCTGTATATTCAGGAAAATATTATGAAAAATAATATTCAGGAATCTGTTTTTTTTTATGGTGAGAAAAAGAAAGAAGAGATTGTTGAGTTGATCAGCAGAGCAGAAATCGTGTACTTTCCTTCAAAAGGAGAAAATTTCAGTTTATCTTTGCTGGAAGTGATGGCGATGGGAAAACCTGTAATCTGTTCCGATATAGATTCTTTCAGAGAAATAATTGTAAATAACGAGAATGGATTAATTGCAAGTGGCGTTTCTGAATTTTATATGCATACCAAAAAATTGTTTAATGATTCTGAATTAAGAA includes these proteins:
- a CDS encoding glycosyltransferase family 2 protein; translated protein: MMLKERISGLIITFNEEKNIQEILDCFTFCDEIIVVDSFSTDKTVEIASRNPKVKIIQNPFEDFTKQRNLALESAKNDWVIFLDGDERITPQLRAEIFKELNKSDKKDAYYFYRQFFFAGKPLHYSGTQTDKNFRLFRKSKCRYTAGKKVHETLEVNGSIGELRNKLLHYSVADYESYQEKMIHYGELKGKELFAKGKKFSSLIMYIKMAAKFIKTYFLRLGFLDGKEGYQLSVLQTLSVYKTYESLKNSEKND
- a CDS encoding glycosyltransferase, giving the protein MKICVISFDFWNYDAHIVEELRRKGVDAHHINIGAYRHGSFSARIKNSISKILLKRNLKNKLRQEMILEKLNKLGPQDQILVINPELIDREFHVQIKKFTKRYIAYLYDSLARCPAQHLFDLFDNVFSFDKADAAKNSFQLITNYNYLPELKQTQPAEYDLIYLGSFDNRIGPLAKIIAKIEELNLSYSCVVVGKKTWTKKLVQNAGEITFTRKRIKHNDIPRYYSEGKVLVDLMRDNQTGLSFRFFEAMALKKKIITNNPTVKEYDFYRPENILVLNDDLSNLDRSFFESDYQELPVDVYEKYRIKHWVETVFELK
- a CDS encoding glycosyltransferase family 4 protein, which gives rise to MSSLQHVLILTREYYHPKLQRVGGTGVFNSVLAKELVKNGIKVSVFAVNKNTVSFDDQGVEVYSIKGIFERNFLLEFLRSVTGKIGFLKPLHFKIYEHEKKAIQKQLNNWIRTNNYKINLIETHDFEGMALCIDERIPYVIRCHGSWTVLEKYFNYKNVSQGRTHCEKLAFEKSRNNIVISNFSKRINERFFNIKNARLIYNGIDTDFFKPNATNSILAKSIFYLGNVSSEKGAELAIGSFLKVKKSFPESTLHFIGKVNLSDLYIQENIMKNNIQESVFFYGEKKKEEIVELISRAEIVYFPSKGENFSLSLLEVMAMGKPVICSDIDSFREIIVNNENGLIASGVSEFYMHTKKLFNDSELRTRLSENARETVVKQFDLKKMIQATISYYKEII